gtgtgtgtgtgtttgcatgtgcactcgtgtgtaagtgtttgtgtgtatgtgtgtgtttgcatgtgaactcttgtttaagtgtttgtgtatgtgtttgtgtgtatatgtgtgtgtatacatgcatgtgcatgtgtttgtgtgtgtgatatttattattttcatagGGAGGTATTGTCACTAGTGCTTAACACAATGATTACTATATTGTTTAAGGTAATTCCATTATTGTAGTTGacttatacagtatataatctTTGGTATTGTGACCATTGTGTGCAAAATACATGCAATGATTATATCATTAGCTCTAGAATTATTAATGTAGGTTAGAGACTGATCACAGTCTGGGGCAAGGCTGCTTCATTTGCCTAAGTTGACATCATGTTGTATCTAATCATCATCAGTTTGTTATAAGTAGATAAAATAGATAGTTGCAATAAAAATATTTCAAACAATATTCCTACATCTGGCTAATTCCACTTTTTAATCCACATAACCTGTGTCTAAATATTTGTTATTTAGGAAACCAAGGCCTAATTCTTATTAAATAATGAATTGGACGCTGTGTAAGTTGTTACAGTGCATGCAGAATTGTGCAATGACAGAAACCGAGGTCAAAGCAATAGCACAGACGGCTCCTTGTTCCCTCTCTCATGCCAAAAACCACAGCAGTTAGAAGCTCCCTCCAGCAGCACCTAATGCACCCTTTATCAGCTCCGAGCAGAACTTCCTCCACTCAACCTGCCCCTTGCCTCTGTCTTCCCTTTCTTTGCAGCAATACACCActagacactcacactcacacacacacacacacccatacacattctctcataTACTGGACATCCACATCCAGTCTACTGTCTTCATtggaagacacagacacatatactgGCATTGGGCAGTCATGGAAGGTGTTGAGGATGAACTCTTTGTCTCCCACATCATACAGTCACTTATGACTGACATTTGCATGAAAGCTTTTGTTGCATTGCAACAGAtgaaaaataatcaaataatctTATCTTGTGATGATGATTGGGTTACTACCCATGTATGCAATACAATTGTGGGTTCTGGTTCCTCATTTTACTGGATACCAGGTATAACGTCTGGGTAATGACAAACATTTTAGCCAACTGTAGGAATTGTTCCAAGGATCTGAATACAACGAAACTGAAGCAGAAGTGTCCTCTGAACATCTTGAGAAATACTGATTTAAAAAATTCAGAAACGCATTAAATACTGATAGTGAATGTATATCAGTATCACACTATAGGCCACATAATATATAGTAGTGTAGATATACTGTCTATAAAGAGTGTTATTTATAGGCAGGCTTTTTTAAGGCAAGAAAGGAAGATAAGAAACACATAAAaccaaaatcaaataaaattgtCACTCATAATATACTTTAATAAGGGCAGTGGCCATTTAAAAATGCTTTAAATGGTATAAGTGGACCTTTACTCAGAATGTTTTAATGATCGTATTATCGTATGTCAATTTGAGACCCCTTTCTTTGAAAACATGAAaagttgattaaataatgtgttCTATATAcgttcttactctctctctctctctctctgtttctctttatatctgtctctctctctctctctcttttttacaaTTCTGTACATGCATGGTATCCTTTCCAGCTACAAGGGTCATTTCGAAATAGTTTTGTGGTAAAATTGTGAAAACCTATTGTTACATTGCAAAACCTGTGGGTAAGCCACAGTCTTACTTTGAATTTAACCCTGTTGAAGCAGGCCTATTGTTCCATAGAAATACATTAAGGgtagttttgcatttttagaGAGGAAATTTAAATTGTTTTGTCAGCTATGAAACACAATAAAATTGTTACAATATTAATGATGCAGGGTctgaaataaattaaaaagaGGACTTGACTTGAAAAAACTACCTGTAATCATCCTTAAGAAAACACAATTATGGATATCCACCTGgaaaaataattatttattaaCTGTGTCAAAATAACTTAAATGGATAAAAATACTTCATTTGTAGTTTCATGAATATATGTTATGTATTTTAGAAAGAGTTACCTTTGGAATAGAAGAAGTTCTAGCCCCTGCTTTAACCGAAGGTGCATATATTAACCGAAGAGTAAGAATTCATGATTATGTGTATTCAATCGGACATGTAGAACAAGTCTAAACATTCATGTTATGTTTTGCCAGATGTAACAATAGAACCTGTGGCTGATAAACTGAAGGGGAGCAGCGACGGGAAATAATTACATAATGCGAGGTAAAGACCAGCTTTGCTCTATGTTTCAGCACCACGGTGCTTACAGCAATCTCACATCCATGTTTCTGACCAGACTCTAAACAGGGTGCTATGACCTCTGATGTCATTCAATTGGGGATGGCAACAAAGACCAGCAGTGTAAGGGGAAAACCCCGATGGGATTGGTTGCACTGTGGTGCTTCCCAGAAGAGGTGACCAAAATAATTATCTTGGTTGACTGTAGGAGGATGTTAAAAAATATCTGTTTATGGGATCATACAGAGAGCTGAATGGAAGTCAGTACCACCGTGGTCAGTTTGTAAATATAAATGGAAAAGATCAACTTCATTCAGTGTAGTGCTTGGCTACAAGACAGCTTTATCTGTCAGTAATATTGAACATAACAATATGTTAATAAATCCACTAGGCCGCAGGCGTATATCCACTTACTGTATCGTGTCTGTGTCTTGCTGTGGTAGTGTGGGAGTAATAAGGGTAGGATGGTTTCACCGCTATTGTCATACCTACTATGTCATTGCCTAGGAGTTTAGCCCAAGACCTTGAACTACTACATTCAGAATCATCCTTCTTTCTCTAACCTCAGTCAGGCACCCAGAAATAGATGAGCGCTGTGaccacaacatcagcacaaTATAGGATGCATCTTACTGTAAGCCCTGAAATACATTGACAGGCCTGATTGTTGGTATCTTGGGAACTTCAGTGTAAGCCTGTAAATCTCACAAAATATAGTGACATTTTCTCATGTTTCATACATGTCCTACAATCATGTATTCTAAAAATACACTATTGTCATGCACAGACAGTCAATAGTCACATGTACATGCCATTCGATTGTGAATGCTAGTGTCACATACAGATTGTCCATGTTCCTATTTAAACATTtgttaatagatagatagatagatagatagatggatactttattaatcccgagggaaatttaggaaaggCTAGGTTGAACAGTATGACTATTGTCAAATGTTAACATAATTCTCTGACGCTATGCCCTGAGCCAAGTTATTTTAGCAATCAAAATCTGTACtcacttctcttttctttctactTGAGTTCCATTCCATTTTTAAGTCTATTTAGTGGTGTAGGCTATCTGAATCACTGTGATTTTCTTCAATTCTTCAGAAGGTCTACAGTAGGCTTACAAGTTTCAATTTTGATTTTCCATATGGAAACAACAATTCATGAGTATCAAGGAATTTCAATTGAGCTACTTAAATTATATATGCATCTATTTTACGAAGGCCCTAATTTTCAACAAATATTTCAATGACGAAATCATGGGCTGTCATTGTTTTCTGTCTGTTATATCAAATAGGCTAAAGCACAGAGCAGTTCTTTCTACCGGAATGGATTGAAGAGAGAAAtgcttcatttgtaaatgaACAACAGTGTTCATAAGACAAAGCATACAGGAGCAATCTTCCGAAATTACTCCTGCGCTGAAGAATACGAGTTTCCGTTTCCGTTTTGAAGGGAAGTGAGTGGACCAATGAAATCTAGTTTGGCAAGTTACCTAAACATTTAGCTACAGCGATGGACAACGCAATTTTGGTAAAGTCATCGGCACATATCTAGCTCATATTTGTCACTTTCTTTTGAGATTGCTAGGATTCTTTCTTTGAGTTAATTATTCGGTTATCTGACTAACCTGCTAGATTTCAGTAGAAATGGTTGCTTACGCTGAGCCCGTAACCACCAACGTTAGCGAAATGTTGTGAGTTCATAACCTCATATGCAGCTAATATGCTTCTCTAACGATAACTAGCGAATGATAATCAGAATCAAATTAGTACATTTATCCTATCTGTGATACTAACAGTTTTTCATTTTATAGTTATCCTTAATTCGTATGATCTTTGTATATCTTACATACTGGCCAGCAGGTTAGTTAAAGACTAAGTTAACACTAGCCATTATCTCGAAAGATAAGAACCAGCTAACGTTAACATTATTGTCAACCAACTTTGTCATGCCGACATACGTGTCCCTCAGACGTGTCCCTCAAATGTGAAAGTGTTTTGGGCTGACGTGGCTTGGTCAAACCAGAAATCCTTTCACCGTGTTTGTAAACTTGTCGGAGTTAATAACGAAGTTAATATTTCTGAATTGTGTTTTATTAGGAACCCTCTTTGCTTACAGTTAAGGCAGTCCTTATTATGGACAATGATGGGGAGAGACTGTATGCCAAGGTGAGACCAAAAGCATGCGCCTACTGGGTGTTACAAGCAGTGCTACTCAGCCAAGTATTCTAGATTAAACTGCAGCGGTAAACAGATTGTTGTCACCATTAAAACACCATTACAGCTGCTGCCCTACCACCAACGAGGGGATGTTTTGTCTACACTGTTAGTTTCATTATATGTAGGAGAATTAAATGTCACCTTTCCGTTTGTCACCACAATGATGCTTTCAGATTTGCATGTTATTTCAGAAAATCAAAACAACATCTATAGGAGAGGGTGTCACACTGTGCGGTGTCTGATAGAAACATATTATGCTCATTGTGTAAACTCCCCCTCTTGATCAGCTTTGGAGTTATACTAAAGTACAGCTATAGCAGTTCATGAGGTTTGCCTTATGgaagtaatgttttttttagaaaatgatTCCTTTCACTCATCTTTACTTTGACTGTTTTTCAGTATTACGACGACACATACCCCTCTGTAAAGGAACAGAAAGCCTTTGAAAAGAACGTCTACAGCAAAACACATCGAACAGACAGTGAGAACAAATTCTTTCGGCACAAagaaatatcacaaatacatgCTACTTCAAATATTAGCTCAGCAGTACATTAACTGATGAGTTTGGttgagaacagacacacaacgaTGAAGATATAATCATCATATTGAGCCTTGAAAAATAATCCCGGTGCCAGTGAAATAtttattctttccttcattATTCGTTCCTGATActtgagagagatgtgttttgctttttttgtgtgttaaacagGTGAGATAGCCCTTCTTGAAGGTCTAACTGTGGTTTACAAAAGTAACATCGATTTATATTTCTATGTGATTGGAAGCTCACATGAAAATGAGGTAAGTGTCACATCAACACTCATTGTCTTGTTCTTGTCCTGTTTTGTTGTCTCTCTGTAACCAGTATTGTCCCGTTCACAGCTAATGCTAATGGCAGTCCTGAATTGTCTGTTTGACTCTCTCAGTCAAATGTTGAGGTAAGTAAGAGGCCCTTGGTCAATcccactttacatttacatttagtcatttagca
This Clupea harengus unplaced genomic scaffold, Ch_v2.0.2, whole genome shotgun sequence DNA region includes the following protein-coding sequences:
- the copz1 gene encoding coatomer subunit zeta-1, yielding MDNAILEPSLLTVKAVLIMDNDGERLYAKYYDDTYPSVKEQKAFEKNVYSKTHRTDSEIALLEGLTVVYKSNIDLYFYVIGSSHENELMLMAVLNCLFDSLSQMLRKNVEKRALLENMEGLFLAVDEIVDGG